In the genome of Microthrixaceae bacterium, one region contains:
- a CDS encoding serine/threonine protein kinase, whose amino-acid sequence MTCQWVDERRDLLLHVGPDTRVWLVADRPQATHVVVKVVRGGIRARAERAAARHLIEIEHPDLLPVLARWDDPEPGSEPGLVSVMPYVPGGTLRHLMDQRGALSAGEVVALLAPVATVLERLSAHGLVHGDLKPENILLRSDGRPVVTDVVGASGLASPGYLAPELADPSRPADERSDVFALAVIAYELLTTRRPHGSDLERALAAAAGGSHRPLASWATVPAPVAEVVERGLSADPEHRPPNGSALVAELTALVDRHEVVLPGGVPSPVAVSERSNHTVEITGAPRPPSHDDSDRPRARLLRWPIRRRSRSRRCP is encoded by the coding sequence ATGACGTGCCAGTGGGTTGACGAACGCCGTGACCTTCTGCTCCACGTCGGTCCCGACACCCGGGTGTGGCTGGTGGCCGATCGACCACAGGCGACCCATGTGGTGGTGAAGGTCGTCAGGGGTGGTATCCGGGCTCGAGCGGAGCGAGCCGCGGCCCGACACCTCATCGAGATCGAACATCCCGACCTACTGCCGGTCCTGGCCCGGTGGGACGATCCCGAGCCTGGCTCCGAACCCGGGTTGGTGTCGGTCATGCCCTATGTCCCCGGGGGCACGCTGCGCCACCTCATGGACCAACGGGGTGCGCTATCGGCCGGCGAGGTGGTGGCCCTGTTGGCGCCGGTGGCCACGGTGCTCGAGCGACTATCGGCTCATGGCCTGGTCCATGGCGACCTCAAGCCCGAGAACATCCTGTTGCGCTCCGACGGCCGACCGGTGGTGACCGACGTCGTTGGGGCCTCGGGGCTGGCCAGCCCCGGCTACCTCGCCCCGGAGCTGGCCGACCCGAGCCGACCGGCAGACGAACGCAGCGATGTGTTCGCCCTGGCGGTCATCGCCTATGAGCTGCTCACCACCCGCCGTCCCCACGGGTCGGACCTGGAACGGGCGCTGGCCGCGGCCGCCGGGGGGTCTCATCGTCCGTTGGCGTCGTGGGCCACGGTCCCGGCCCCGGTGGCCGAGGTGGTGGAGCGCGGCCTGTCGGCCGATCCCGAGCATCGGCCCCCGAACGGTTCTGCACTGGTGGCCGAACTGACTGCGCTGGTGGATCGGCACGAAGTCGTGCTGCCCGGCGGGGTGCCGTCACCGGTGGCGGTGTCGGAGCGGTCCAATCACACCGTCGAGATCACCGGGGCGCCTCGACCTCCGTCGCACGACGATTCGGACCGCCCCCGGGCTAGGTTGCTCAGATGGCCGATCAGGCGACGTTCTCGGAGCAGGCGATGCCCCTGA
- the tmk gene encoding dTMP kinase, with product MGRFVVFEGGEGSGKSTQARLLADRWGALLTFEPGSTDVGARLRRILLDPDTSDLDPRAEALLMAADRAQHVATVLRPALLRGKDVVCDRYVGSSLAYQGHARGLGVEAIADLSTFATDGLVPDLVVLLEVSPEESARRMALTGSPDRMEAAGAEFHAMVREGYRMVAAHNLDRWVVLDGSGPVEEVRARVDAVVKDRLP from the coding sequence GTGGGAAGGTTCGTGGTGTTCGAAGGCGGCGAAGGGTCGGGAAAGTCGACCCAGGCCCGACTGCTGGCTGACCGGTGGGGGGCTCTGCTCACCTTCGAACCCGGCTCCACCGACGTGGGGGCCCGCTTGCGGAGAATCCTCCTCGACCCCGACACGTCCGACCTGGATCCGCGGGCCGAGGCGCTGCTCATGGCGGCCGATCGAGCCCAACACGTGGCCACCGTCTTGCGCCCCGCCCTGTTGCGAGGCAAAGACGTCGTCTGTGACCGCTACGTCGGTTCCTCCCTGGCCTACCAGGGTCATGCCCGGGGACTCGGCGTGGAGGCGATCGCCGACCTTTCCACTTTTGCCACCGACGGCCTGGTGCCCGACCTGGTGGTGCTGTTGGAGGTGTCACCCGAGGAGTCGGCCCGACGTATGGCCCTCACCGGCTCTCCCGACCGGATGGAGGCCGCCGGTGCTGAGTTCCACGCCATGGTGCGAGAGGGATACCGGATGGTTGCCGCCCACAACCTCGACCGCTGGGTGGTCCTGGACGGGTCTGGTCCGGTCGAAGAGGTCAGGGCCCGGGTCGATGCCGTGGTGAAGGATCGACTCCCGTGA
- a CDS encoding ATP-binding protein encodes MTDVGMFPVDAWSEVVGQSRAVDLLRTAATGDPVHAWLFVGPTGSGKRAAARAFAGDLLAAEAEGTGDVEAAARARSLALHEQHPDLVVVERVGASISSDQADEIITRASRSPSEGRRKVLVLDEFHLMADGVAPKLLKTIEEPTPGTFFVVLADELPPALVTIASRCVRVDFAPVPTSAITERLRADGVPAERAAEAAGFAGGDLRRARLLATDDRLALRVAAWRDLPRTINGTGSAAARAVADLRGAIDDVEAPLRARQEAEVAELSERIERYGQRGSGARELEARHKREVRRLRTDELRLGLSALAGTYRDEMLVAADPAPSMAGIDAVRSAETDLAFNPNEELWLTALALRLPTLN; translated from the coding sequence GTGACCGACGTCGGTATGTTCCCCGTGGATGCATGGTCCGAGGTGGTGGGGCAATCCCGTGCCGTCGACCTGCTGCGGACTGCGGCCACCGGAGACCCTGTTCACGCCTGGCTGTTCGTAGGCCCGACCGGATCCGGCAAGCGAGCCGCGGCTCGCGCCTTCGCCGGAGATCTCCTGGCCGCCGAAGCCGAAGGTACGGGCGATGTCGAGGCGGCGGCGAGGGCCCGGAGCCTGGCCTTGCACGAACAACACCCCGATCTGGTGGTGGTGGAGCGGGTCGGAGCATCGATCTCGAGCGACCAGGCCGACGAGATCATCACCCGGGCCAGTCGTTCCCCTTCGGAGGGTCGACGCAAGGTCCTGGTGCTCGACGAGTTCCACCTGATGGCAGACGGTGTGGCCCCCAAGCTGCTCAAGACCATCGAGGAGCCCACCCCCGGCACGTTCTTCGTGGTCCTGGCCGACGAGCTCCCTCCGGCGCTGGTCACCATCGCCTCGCGCTGCGTCCGGGTCGACTTCGCCCCGGTGCCCACGTCCGCCATCACCGAGCGGCTCCGAGCCGACGGCGTTCCCGCCGAGCGGGCCGCCGAGGCCGCGGGATTCGCCGGCGGGGATCTGCGTCGAGCCCGCCTGCTGGCCACCGACGACCGACTGGCGCTGAGGGTGGCGGCGTGGCGAGACCTGCCTCGCACGATCAACGGAACCGGATCGGCGGCGGCTCGGGCGGTCGCCGACCTGCGCGGTGCCATCGACGACGTGGAAGCTCCGCTGCGAGCCCGCCAGGAGGCCGAGGTGGCCGAGCTCTCGGAGCGGATCGAACGCTACGGGCAGCGGGGTTCGGGGGCCCGGGAGCTGGAGGCTCGGCACAAGCGAGAGGTGCGGCGCCTGCGCACCGATGAGCTCAGACTCGGGTTATCAGCCCTGGCCGGGACCTACCGGGACGAGATGCTGGTGGCTGCCGATCCGGCTCCGTCCATGGCCGGAATCGATGCCGTGCGCTCCGCTGAGACCGATCTCGCCTTCAACCCCAACGAGGAGCTGTGGCTCACGGCGTTGGCCCTGCGCCTACCCACCCTCAACTGA
- a CDS encoding EAL domain-containing protein has protein sequence MTEQSASQAGDPALAVGSPRREVVFAVLAVVGYLAAAVWARNRSLPGPVLIWFPPAGVAIGTLFLRPRLFPLLVAAEVASTAVIMGMADDFGPLGLIVNALAIVGSYQLAGIALRSLGLDPRLRSSEDLVALAFGCIVVGSGLAALGGIAVQYGLDLVASADVARSVGLFWVGDVIACASLTPAIVITGDAFLRGRPIPVADDDDTVNRWLLVAEFALPPVVAVALMVAGDEPMQFVYLAFVPVISLALRHGVAAAAMSASTIGAVLTAGAHELVTDPIDRADVQLLMVVLTLSGVLIGSVVSARRDLLAASRKVSHIVEASPDLVATTTADGVICYLNPAGQILLGVDAGSRDVLAFDFLPDELAADLLREGMRVAAREGTWTGESRIRRVDGRVVPVSLVLIAHTGSGDGAVTFSAVCRDISAQRKLEEQLRRAVLYDDVTGLPNRALLEDQLVRLVDSADPDRRTAVIFADVDNLHRVNETFGLDVGDRVVGTVSARLTELIRGADLLARYGGVHFAVVLPDVSDEFEPVVFASRMLACFSEPIDIDDHRVRITGSVGIAVALGRTDGREVLRSAEIALHRAKEAGGGQFALFDQDLEQRAKARMDLESDLRDALESQAWWLAYQPIVDTVTRKITGAEALLRYTHPDRGPVSPYELVRLAEQSGAIVDLGRAVLTRACAEAVEWQRLGPALTIAVNVSALQLRDPGFVDDVAAALGDTGLSPDRLVIELTETTLATDGHGEVESLQALRALGCRVALDDFGTGFSSLSGLRDLPIDVVKLDRSFITNLTNSSEATALVEAVVHLAQALELTVVAEGVETSDQYDALAALNCNRIQGFVISHPITPTEFTSLLTSR, from the coding sequence GTGACAGAACAGTCGGCAAGTCAGGCGGGAGACCCGGCGCTTGCAGTCGGCTCGCCGCGGCGTGAGGTGGTGTTCGCGGTCCTAGCCGTGGTCGGCTACCTGGCCGCCGCGGTCTGGGCTCGCAACCGGAGCCTGCCCGGCCCGGTCCTCATCTGGTTCCCACCCGCGGGGGTGGCCATCGGCACGCTCTTCCTGCGCCCCCGGCTGTTCCCCCTCCTCGTCGCCGCCGAGGTGGCCAGCACCGCCGTGATCATGGGCATGGCCGACGATTTCGGTCCGCTGGGGCTGATCGTGAACGCATTGGCCATAGTCGGCTCCTACCAGTTGGCCGGCATCGCCCTCCGTAGCCTCGGCTTGGATCCTCGTCTACGCAGCTCCGAAGACCTGGTGGCGCTGGCCTTCGGTTGCATCGTGGTCGGATCCGGACTGGCGGCACTGGGTGGGATCGCGGTCCAGTACGGGCTGGACCTGGTGGCCTCCGCCGATGTGGCCCGTTCCGTGGGCCTGTTCTGGGTGGGAGACGTGATCGCCTGCGCCAGCCTCACCCCGGCCATCGTCATTACCGGCGATGCCTTCCTGCGCGGGCGCCCGATCCCCGTCGCCGACGATGACGACACGGTCAACCGCTGGCTGCTGGTCGCCGAGTTCGCCCTCCCGCCCGTGGTGGCCGTGGCCCTGATGGTGGCCGGAGACGAGCCGATGCAGTTCGTCTACCTGGCCTTCGTACCGGTCATCTCGCTGGCCCTCCGCCACGGTGTGGCTGCCGCGGCCATGTCGGCCTCCACCATCGGGGCGGTGCTCACCGCCGGGGCTCACGAACTGGTGACCGACCCGATCGACCGGGCCGACGTCCAACTTCTGATGGTGGTGCTCACCCTCAGCGGTGTGCTCATCGGTTCGGTGGTCAGCGCCCGGCGCGACCTGCTGGCGGCCAGCCGCAAGGTGAGCCACATCGTGGAAGCCAGTCCTGACCTGGTTGCGACCACCACTGCCGACGGGGTCATCTGCTACCTGAACCCGGCCGGCCAGATCCTGCTCGGAGTCGACGCCGGGAGCAGGGACGTACTCGCCTTCGACTTCTTGCCCGACGAGCTGGCCGCCGACCTGCTTCGCGAAGGGATGCGAGTTGCGGCCCGGGAGGGAACCTGGACCGGTGAGAGTCGGATCCGGCGCGTCGACGGCCGAGTGGTTCCGGTCTCGTTGGTGTTGATCGCCCATACGGGATCTGGCGACGGTGCCGTCACCTTCAGTGCCGTATGCCGCGACATCAGCGCTCAGCGAAAGCTGGAAGAGCAACTCCGCCGAGCCGTCCTCTACGACGACGTCACGGGCCTACCCAACCGGGCCTTGCTCGAAGATCAGCTGGTCCGTCTGGTCGATTCCGCCGACCCCGACCGTCGCACCGCGGTCATCTTCGCCGACGTGGACAACCTGCACCGGGTGAACGAGACCTTCGGTCTCGATGTGGGCGACCGGGTGGTGGGAACCGTGTCGGCCCGGCTAACCGAGCTGATCCGCGGGGCTGACCTGTTGGCCCGCTACGGCGGTGTGCATTTCGCGGTGGTCCTGCCCGACGTATCGGACGAGTTCGAACCGGTCGTGTTCGCCAGCCGGATGCTGGCCTGCTTCTCCGAACCGATCGACATAGACGATCACCGGGTGAGGATCACCGGAAGCGTCGGAATCGCCGTGGCCCTCGGTCGCACCGACGGTCGTGAGGTGTTGCGCAGCGCCGAGATCGCCCTACACCGGGCCAAGGAGGCCGGAGGCGGTCAGTTCGCGCTGTTTGACCAGGACCTCGAACAACGGGCCAAGGCCCGCATGGATCTGGAGTCAGACCTGCGTGACGCCCTCGAGTCACAGGCGTGGTGGCTGGCCTACCAGCCCATTGTGGATACGGTCACCCGGAAGATCACCGGTGCCGAAGCACTGCTGCGCTACACCCATCCCGACCGTGGGCCGGTCTCGCCCTATGAACTGGTGCGCCTGGCCGAGCAATCGGGGGCGATAGTCGACCTCGGCCGAGCCGTCCTCACCCGAGCCTGCGCCGAGGCCGTGGAGTGGCAGCGTCTGGGTCCGGCCCTGACCATCGCCGTCAACGTGAGCGCCCTCCAGCTCCGCGACCCCGGCTTCGTGGACGACGTGGCCGCCGCCCTGGGCGACACCGGCCTCAGTCCTGATCGGCTCGTGATCGAGCTGACCGAGACCACATTGGCCACCGACGGCCACGGGGAGGTCGAGAGCCTTCAGGCCCTACGAGCCCTGGGTTGCCGGGTGGCCCTCGACGACTTCGGGACCGGGTTCTCGTCCCTGTCGGGCCTTCGCGATCTGCCCATCGACGTGGTGAAGCTCGACCGGTCGTTCATCACCAACCTGACCAACTCGTCGGAGGCCACCGCCCTGGTGGAAGCCGTGGTGCACTTGGCCCAAGCCCTCGAGCTGACCGTGGTGGCCGAGGGGGTGGAGACCTCTGACCAATACGATGCATTGGCTGCCCTGAACTGCAATCGGATCCAGGGCTTCGTGATCAGCCATCCGATCACACCCACCGAGTTCACGTCGCTCCTGACCAGCCGCTAG
- the rsrA gene encoding mycothiol system anti-sigma-R factor, translating into MPECNETLRELYLFLDGELTDSDRDHIQQHLDDCLPCLEAYDFEAELRMVVRNRCVDQVPESLRDRIARAIQETQG; encoded by the coding sequence ATGCCCGAATGCAACGAGACCCTACGAGAGCTCTACCTGTTCCTCGATGGTGAGCTCACCGACTCGGACCGGGACCACATCCAGCAGCATCTGGACGACTGCCTGCCGTGTCTGGAGGCCTACGACTTCGAGGCCGAGCTTCGGATGGTGGTCCGCAACCGTTGCGTGGATCAGGTCCCCGAGTCGCTGCGAGACCGCATCGCCCGCGCAATACAGGAAACCCAGGGCTGA
- a CDS encoding sigma-70 family RNA polymerase sigma factor, which produces MADQATFSEQAMPLMGPLYSGALRMTRNAADAEDLVQEVYLRAYRGFGGFQEGTNLKAWMFRILTNTYINSYRAKQRRPETTELDEVEDLYLYRRLGGLETAALSRSAEDELMDTFSDAEVKAAVEDLPENFRMAVLLADVEGFSYKEIAEILDVPIGTVMSRLHRGRKALQKRLMDYAVTHGLADLPPDPAPALPSER; this is translated from the coding sequence ATGGCCGATCAGGCGACGTTCTCGGAGCAGGCGATGCCCCTGATGGGGCCCCTGTACTCCGGCGCGTTGCGCATGACCCGAAACGCCGCCGATGCCGAAGACCTGGTTCAAGAGGTCTACCTGCGCGCCTACCGCGGGTTCGGCGGGTTCCAGGAAGGCACAAACCTCAAGGCCTGGATGTTCCGCATCCTCACAAACACCTACATCAACTCCTACCGGGCCAAGCAACGCAGGCCCGAGACCACGGAACTGGACGAGGTCGAGGACCTCTACCTCTACCGCAGGCTTGGTGGACTCGAGACAGCGGCTCTGAGCCGCAGCGCCGAAGACGAGTTGATGGACACGTTCTCCGATGCCGAGGTGAAGGCCGCGGTCGAGGACCTGCCCGAGAACTTCCGTATGGCCGTGCTCCTCGCCGACGTGGAGGGTTTCTCCTACAAGGAGATCGCCGAGATCCTCGACGTCCCGATCGGCACGGTCATGAGCCGCCTCCACCGGGGAAGAAAGGCCCTCCAGAAGCGGTTGATGGATTACGCCGTCACCCACGGGCTCGCCGATTTGCCCCCCGATCCCGCTCCGGCCCTGCCGTCGGAACGCTGA